A DNA window from Coffea arabica cultivar ET-39 chromosome 6c, Coffea Arabica ET-39 HiFi, whole genome shotgun sequence contains the following coding sequences:
- the LOC113695752 gene encoding uncharacterized protein isoform X2, translating into MEIDIAVRESDDRRLKTKYKNAIYVIQRAFALYSVDEVAFSFNGGKDSTVLLHLLRAGYYLHKAEKIGCNGDLMDGEIAYPIRTIYFESASAFPEINSFTYETAKSYGLQMEIIRLDFKAGLEALLKAKPIRAIFLGVRIGDPTAVGQEQFSPSSPGWPPFMRVNPILDWSYRDVWSFLLTCKVRYCSLYDEGYTSIGSVHDTVPNGLLCIRDSSNSEGKFRPAYLLADGRLERAGRVKKNSSPPCGQLASVSNGLKSRDLSWHSMLTASIIAVGDEILFGTVEDKLGSSLCRRLHSIGWTVSQLAVTRNDIDSVADEVVKRKSTNDMAPDEEFEEYLRHLIGEKCTGDRNEMAQLPEGITELLHHEQLPVPLIKCHNVIILSATNVAELDLQWDCLLDLSSSNGLLVLMEPLQSKRLCTNTSDVEAAQPLSKLCLEFPDLYIGAYRASRNGPLIITFQGKDQGRIAAATAALSEKLHTGQFCEVD; encoded by the exons ATGGAGATCGATATAGCAGTCAGAGAAAGTGATGATCGAAGATTGAAGACCAAGTACAAAAACGCCATCTATGTCATCCAAAGAGCTTTTGCTCTCTATTC TGTTGATGAGGTTGCCTTCAGCTTCAATGGAGGGAAAGATTCAACT GTGTTGTTACACCTTCTTAGGGCAGGATATTATTTACATAAAGCAGAAAAAATTGGTTGCAATGGGGACCTTATGGATGGTGAAATTGCATATCCAATTCGAACCATATATTTTGAGAGTGCATCTGCATTCCCTGAGATCAACTCATTCACCTATGAAACTGCAAAAAG CTATGGCTTGCAAATGGAAATTATTCGCCTTGATTTCAAGGCTGGTTTGGAGGCGCTCCTAAAGGCAAAACCAATCAGAGCTATTTTCCTTGGTGTCCGAATCGGTGATCCCACAGCG GTAGGCCAGGAACAGTTCTCTCCTAGTTCACCTGGGTGGCCTCCTTTCATGAGAGTGAATCCAATTTTGGATTGGTCTTACAG AGATGTATGGTCATTCCTTTTGACTTGCAAGGTTCGCTACTGCAGCCTTTACGATGAAGG CTATACTTCAATTGGGAGTGTTCATGACACAgttccaaatggtttattgtgCATTAGAGACTCCAGCAACTCTGAAGGGAAATTCAGACCTGCGTATCTTCTTGCTGATGGAAGACTGGAAAGAGCAGGGAGGGTAAAGAAGAACTCTTCCCCACCTTGTGGGCAACTGGCTTCTGTTAGTAATGGTTTGAAAAGTAGAGATTTGAGCTGGCACAGCATGCTCACAGCCTCAATAATTGCTGTTGGTGATGAGATTCT ATTTGGCACTGTTGAGGACAAGTTGGGATCTTCTCTATGCAGAAGGCTTCATTCTATAGGTTGGACAGTCTCACAGCTTGCTGTAACTCGAAATGAT ATAGATTCTGTAGCTGATGAAGTCGTGAAACGGAAATCTACAAATGACATG GCTCCAGATGAAGAGTTTGAAGAGTATTTAAGGCATcttattggtgaaaaatgcaCCGGGGACAGAAATGAG ATGGCTCAACTGCCTGAGGGTATCACAGAATTACTGCATCATGAACAGCTGCCTGTGCCTTTG ATCAAGTGCCACAATGTGATAATCCTATCTGCAACAAATGTTGCGGAGCTGGATCTCCAGTGGGACTGTCTACTTGATTTATCAAGTTCTAATGGGCTTCTTGTGCTGATGGAACCATTGCAATCAAAAAGATTGTGCACCAATACCTCAGAT GTGGAAGCTGCTCAACCTTTGTCAAAACTGTGTCTGGAATTTCCAGATCTTTACATTG GGGCTTATCGGGCATCAAGAAATGGGCCACTCATAATTACTTTCCAAGGAAAG GATCAAGGGAGAATAGCAGCAGCAACTGCTGCTTTGAGCGAGAAGTTGCATACAGGACAATTCTGTGAGGTCGACTGA
- the LOC113695752 gene encoding uncharacterized protein isoform X1, translated as MEIDIAVRESDDRRLKTKYKNAIYVIQRAFALYSVDEVAFSFNGGKDSTVLLHLLRAGYYLHKAEKIGCNGDLMDGEIAYPIRTIYFESASAFPEINSFTYETAKSYGLQMEIIRLDFKAGLEALLKAKPIRAIFLGVRIGDPTAVGQEQFSPSSPGWPPFMRVNPILDWSYRDVWSFLLTCKVRYCSLYDEGYTSIGSVHDTVPNGLLCIRDSSNSEGKFRPAYLLADGRLERAGRVKKNSSPPCGQLASVSNGLKSRDLSWHSMLTASIIAVGDEILFGTVEDKLGSSLCRRLHSIGWTVSQLAVTRNDIDSVADEVVKRKSTNDMVFIYGGIGPLHSDVTLAGVAKAFGVRTAPDEEFEEYLRHLIGEKCTGDRNEMAQLPEGITELLHHEQLPVPLIKCHNVIILSATNVAELDLQWDCLLDLSSSNGLLVLMEPLQSKRLCTNTSDVEAAQPLSKLCLEFPDLYIGAYRASRNGPLIITFQGKDQGRIAAATAALSEKLHTGQFCEVD; from the exons ATGGAGATCGATATAGCAGTCAGAGAAAGTGATGATCGAAGATTGAAGACCAAGTACAAAAACGCCATCTATGTCATCCAAAGAGCTTTTGCTCTCTATTC TGTTGATGAGGTTGCCTTCAGCTTCAATGGAGGGAAAGATTCAACT GTGTTGTTACACCTTCTTAGGGCAGGATATTATTTACATAAAGCAGAAAAAATTGGTTGCAATGGGGACCTTATGGATGGTGAAATTGCATATCCAATTCGAACCATATATTTTGAGAGTGCATCTGCATTCCCTGAGATCAACTCATTCACCTATGAAACTGCAAAAAG CTATGGCTTGCAAATGGAAATTATTCGCCTTGATTTCAAGGCTGGTTTGGAGGCGCTCCTAAAGGCAAAACCAATCAGAGCTATTTTCCTTGGTGTCCGAATCGGTGATCCCACAGCG GTAGGCCAGGAACAGTTCTCTCCTAGTTCACCTGGGTGGCCTCCTTTCATGAGAGTGAATCCAATTTTGGATTGGTCTTACAG AGATGTATGGTCATTCCTTTTGACTTGCAAGGTTCGCTACTGCAGCCTTTACGATGAAGG CTATACTTCAATTGGGAGTGTTCATGACACAgttccaaatggtttattgtgCATTAGAGACTCCAGCAACTCTGAAGGGAAATTCAGACCTGCGTATCTTCTTGCTGATGGAAGACTGGAAAGAGCAGGGAGGGTAAAGAAGAACTCTTCCCCACCTTGTGGGCAACTGGCTTCTGTTAGTAATGGTTTGAAAAGTAGAGATTTGAGCTGGCACAGCATGCTCACAGCCTCAATAATTGCTGTTGGTGATGAGATTCT ATTTGGCACTGTTGAGGACAAGTTGGGATCTTCTCTATGCAGAAGGCTTCATTCTATAGGTTGGACAGTCTCACAGCTTGCTGTAACTCGAAATGAT ATAGATTCTGTAGCTGATGAAGTCGTGAAACGGAAATCTACAAATGACATG GTGTTCATATATGGAGGTATAGGTCCATTGCACTCAGATGTCACTTTAGCAGGAGTTGCAAAAGCATTTGGTGTTCGTACT GCTCCAGATGAAGAGTTTGAAGAGTATTTAAGGCATcttattggtgaaaaatgcaCCGGGGACAGAAATGAG ATGGCTCAACTGCCTGAGGGTATCACAGAATTACTGCATCATGAACAGCTGCCTGTGCCTTTG ATCAAGTGCCACAATGTGATAATCCTATCTGCAACAAATGTTGCGGAGCTGGATCTCCAGTGGGACTGTCTACTTGATTTATCAAGTTCTAATGGGCTTCTTGTGCTGATGGAACCATTGCAATCAAAAAGATTGTGCACCAATACCTCAGAT GTGGAAGCTGCTCAACCTTTGTCAAAACTGTGTCTGGAATTTCCAGATCTTTACATTG GGGCTTATCGGGCATCAAGAAATGGGCCACTCATAATTACTTTCCAAGGAAAG GATCAAGGGAGAATAGCAGCAGCAACTGCTGCTTTGAGCGAGAAGTTGCATACAGGACAATTCTGTGAGGTCGACTGA
- the LOC140008298 gene encoding probable xyloglucan endotransglucosylase/hydrolase protein 32, whose product MAAFPSQLPLLLMVLNIVVISPTNAGYWPPSPGYYPSSRFRSMSFYKGYRNLWGANHQSVDNSGITIWLDSSSGSGFKSVKPFRSGYFGASIKLQPGYTAGVITAFYLSNNEAHPGFHDEVDIEFLGTTFGKPYTLQTNVYIRGSGDGRIIGREMKFHLWFDPTRHFHHYAILWNPKEIIFLVDDVPIRRYPRKSAATFPLRPMWVYGSIWDASSWATEDGKYKADYRYQPFIGKFTNFKASGCTAYAPAWCRPVSASPFRSGGLSGQQYRAMQWVQSHFLVYDYCRDYKRDHSLTPECWR is encoded by the exons ATGGCTGCTTTCCCTTCTCAGCTCCCACTTCTTCTCATGGTACTCAACATTGTTGTAATAAGTCCAACCAATGCTGGTTATTGGCCGCCTTCCCCTGGCTACTACCCAAGTTCCAGGTTTAGGTCCATGAGCTTTTATAAAGGCTACAGAAACCTCTGGGGTGCCAATCATCAGAGTGTTGACAATAGTGGCATTACTATTTGGCTCGATAGCTCTTCAG GTAGCGGGTTTAAGTCCGTGAAACCCTTTCGATCGGGCTATTTTGGTGCTTCCATCAAGCTCCAACCTGGTTATACTGCAGGAGTCATAACCGCCTTCTAT CTTTCTAACAACGAAGCTCATCCGGGGTTCCATGATGAGGTGGATATCGAGTTCCTTGGGACTACGTTTGGGAAGCCGTACACGTTGCAAACGAACGTTTACATCCGGGGAAGTGGCGATGGGAGGATAATTGGGAGAGAGATGAAGTTCCATCTGTGGTTCGATCCCACCCGACATTTTCATCACTATGCCATCCTCTGGAATCCTAAGGAGATTAT ATTCCTCGTGGATGATGTTCCGATCAGGAGATACCCCAGAAAGAGCGCAGCAACATTCCCCCTGAGGCCAATGTGGGTGTATGGATCCATATGGGATGCATCCTCCTGGGCGACCGAGGATGGAAAGTACAAGGCCGATTACCGCTACCAACCATTCATCGGAAAATTCACAAACTTCAAAGCGAGTGGTTGCACCGCCTATGCACCGGCTTGGTGTCGCCCGGTGTCTGCCTCCCCATTTCGTTCCGGCGGGCTGAGCGGCCAGCAGTACAGGGCTATGCAGTGGGTCCAAAGTCACTTCTTGGTTTACGATTATTGCAGGGACTACAAAAGGGACCATTCCCTAACACCGGAATGCTGGCGCtag